The Pan paniscus chromosome 3, NHGRI_mPanPan1-v2.0_pri, whole genome shotgun sequence genome includes a window with the following:
- the AASDH gene encoding beta-alanine-activating enzyme isoform X7, producing the protein MFMVSQRYQVGRPFIGFQRRLLTLLSSGRNRVCFLDDEVTVPLGTMRATGDFVTVKDGEIFFLGRKDSQIKRHGKRLNIELVQQVAEELQQVESCAVTWYNQEKLILFMVSKDASVKEYIFKELQKYLPSHAVPDELVLIDSLPLTSHGKIDVSELNKIYLNYINLKSENKLSGKEDLWEKLQYLWKSTLNLPEDLLRVPDESLFLNSGGDSLKSIRLLSEIEKLVGTSVPGLLEIILSSSILEIYNHILQTVVPDEDVTFRKSCATKRKLSDINQEEASGTSLHQKAIMTFTCQNEINAFVVLSRGSQILSLNSTRFLTKLGHCSSACPSDSVSQTNIQNLKDLNSPVLIGKSKDPSCVAKVSEEGKPAIGPQKMELHVRWRSDTGKCVDASPLVVIPTFDKSSTTVYIGSHSHRMKAVDFYSGKVKWEQILGDRIESSACVSKCGNFIVVGCYNGLVYVLKSNSGEKYWMFTTEDAVKSSATMDPTTGLIYIGSHDQHAYALDIYRKKCVWKSKCGGTVFSSPCLNLIPHHLYFATLGGLLLAVNPATGNVIWKHSCGKPLFSSPRCCSQYICIGCVDGNLLCFTHFGEQVWQFSTSGPIFSSPCTSPSEQKIFFGSHDCFIYCCNMKGHLQWKFETTSRVYATPFAFHNYNGSNEMLLAAASTDGKVWILESQSGQLQSVYELPGEVFSSPVVLESMLIIGCRDNYVYCLDLLGGNQK; encoded by the exons atgtttatggTATCACAGAGGTATCAAGTTGGGCGACCATTTATAGGATTCCAGAGAAGACTCTTAACTCTACTCTCAA GTGGCAGAAACAGAGTGTGTTTTCTTGATGATGAAGTGACAGTACCACTTGGCACAATGCGAGCTACAGGAGACTTTGTGACTGTGAAAGatggagagattttttttttgggacgaAAAGACAGTCAGATCAAACGTCATGGCAAACGTCTTAACATTGAACTTGTGCAACAG GTTGCTGAAGAGCTTCAGCAAGTGGAGTCTTGTGCAGTTACATGGTATAATCAGGAAAAATTAATTCTCTTCATGGTGTCTAAAGATGCTTCAGTAAAAGAATACATCTTTAAAGAACTGCAGAAATATCTTCCAAGTCATGCAGTCCCGGATGAGCTTGTATTGATCGATTCTCTACCATTGACATCCCACG GCAAAATTGATGTTTCTGAGTTAAACAAGATATATTTAAACTACATAAACTTGAAGTCTGAGAATAAGCTCAGTGGGAAAGAGGACCTTTGGGAAAAATTACAGTATTTGTGGAAG TCTACTCTGAATCTCCCAGAAGATCTTTTGAGGGTTCCTGATGAGTCACTCTTCTTAAATAGtggtggagattccttaaagtcCATCCGGCTCCTCAGTGAGATTGAAAAACTTGTTGGTACATCAGTACCTGGGCTTCTGGAAATTATTCTCAGCAGTTCCATTTTAGAGATTTATAATCACATCCTTCAAACAGTGGTTCCAGATGAAGATGTGACATTCAGGAAGAGTTGTGCCACAAAAAGGAAACTCAGCGACATTAATCAAGAGGAAGCCAGTGGAACATCTTTACATCAGAAAGCCATCATGACTTTCACTTGCCAGAATGAGATTAATGCTTTTGTTGTACTGAGCAGAGGGAGTCAAATTTTGTCTCTGAATTCCACTAGGTTTTTAACAAAGTTAGGACATTGCTCTTCAGCCTGTCCTTCTGACTCAGTTtcacagaccaacattcaaaatTTGAAAGACTTAAATTCTCCAGTTCTTATTGGGAAGTCAAAAGATCCATCCTGTGTTGCAAAAGTTTCTGAAGAGGGGAAACCTGCGATAGGGCCTCAGAAAATGGAGTTACATGTGAGGTGGAGGTCAGACACAGGCAAATGTGTAGATGCTTCACCGCTGGTTGTAATACCCACTTTTGATAAGTCATCTACAACTGTGTACATTGGTTCCCATTCTCATAGAATGAAGGCAGTTGACTTTTACTCTGGGAAGGTAAAATGGGAACAGATTTTGGGAGATCGAATTGAATCCTCAGCATGTGTATCTAAGTGTGGAAACTTTATTGTGGTGG GCTGTTATAATGGATTAGTTTATGTTCTGAAAAGTAATAGTGGAGAAAAATACTGGATGTTTACTACTGAAGATGCTGTCAAAAGCTCGGCAACCATGGATCCAACCACAGGACTCATTTACATTGGATCTCATGACCAGCACGCATATGCTTTAGATATTTAT AGAAAGAAGTGTGTTTGGAAGTCAAAATGTGGAGGAACTGTCTTTTCCTCTCCGTGTTTGAACCTGATTCCACATCATTTGTATTTTGCTACATTGGGAGGACTTTTACTGGCTGTAAATCCT GCTACTGGGAACGTTATTTGGAAACATTCCTGTGGAAAACCACTCTTCTCTTCCCCACGATGTTGCTCACAGTATATTTGTATTGGCTGTGTAGATGGGAATTTACTCTGCTTTACTCACTTTGGAGAACAG GTTTGGCAGTTCTCTACCAGTGGACCAATCTTTTCATCCCCGTGTACCTCACCATCagagcaaaaaatattttttggttccCATGATTGCTTTATCTACTGTTGTAACATGAAAGGTCACCTGCAGTGGAAATTTGAAACTACTTCAAGGGTCTATGCAACACCGTTTGCTTTCCATAACTACAATGGCAGCAATGAAATGTTGCTGGCAGCAGCATCTACTGATGGGAAAGTGTGGATCTTGGAATCTCAGAGTGGACAATTGCAAAGTGTTTATGAACTTCCTGGAGAAGTCTTCTCTTCTCCTGTGGTCCTGGAATCAATGCTCATTATTGGGTGTAGAGATAATTATGTTTATTGTCTGGATTTATTGGGTGGCaatcaaaaataa